The following are encoded together in the Leptospira brenneri genome:
- a CDS encoding LIC_12337 family protein, protein MKKLLYCFLFLGVSLQITDFNKLTRLSREKQLSNLFSKAIHLGIGSEKLWSATSADNWGFVRQSATWARGNSGIIDSLILSLKNAGYFNNPGTTRNDVFTNVNLSGFGSATLTIKINIPTANIASTAYTGNKTFNHFFEIKKTGASVPSLQLFFDDPETTLGNDGALVYYRLVDFGNPQFASVGDVITESYTGNDSIYGTKFQTYTWRNGPENAAWISKHGRVVLTEVDAGRQLCFRSVVRLTFTKLKEVNPAGATGLDNLKTACNTAQGTGSSDQIYYALAYMQKFDLPFQTTAKATFTMSTARPETICNLPASSFPGAKLSYGIFNINGYVTDQLTAGEIPADYPSPTVGGADFMSVDEAFNRTYVALGASIAGQTGLGTVKQYEDTSKAFLDAFDGSAGNLTFK, encoded by the coding sequence ATGAAAAAACTTTTATACTGTTTTCTCTTTTTGGGAGTGAGTTTACAGATTACTGACTTCAACAAACTCACTCGTTTGAGTCGAGAGAAACAACTCTCCAACCTTTTTAGCAAAGCAATCCACTTGGGGATCGGATCTGAAAAACTTTGGTCAGCCACTAGTGCCGACAACTGGGGTTTTGTGCGCCAGTCTGCCACTTGGGCTCGGGGGAATTCAGGAATTATTGATTCACTGATCTTATCTCTCAAAAACGCAGGATACTTTAACAATCCAGGGACAACTCGAAATGATGTATTTACCAATGTGAATTTGAGTGGATTTGGTTCTGCCACACTCACAATAAAAATCAATATACCAACTGCCAATATTGCCTCCACTGCTTACACAGGAAACAAAACCTTTAATCATTTTTTTGAAATCAAAAAAACGGGAGCAAGTGTACCCTCCTTACAGTTGTTTTTCGATGATCCAGAAACAACTCTGGGGAACGATGGTGCACTTGTTTATTATCGTTTAGTAGATTTTGGAAATCCACAATTTGCTTCAGTGGGAGATGTCATCACAGAAAGTTATACAGGAAATGATTCTATCTATGGAACAAAATTCCAAACCTATACTTGGAGGAATGGTCCTGAAAACGCGGCATGGATTAGTAAACATGGTCGTGTGGTTCTTACTGAAGTTGATGCAGGAAGACAACTTTGTTTCCGTTCTGTAGTTCGTTTGACTTTTACCAAACTAAAAGAAGTAAATCCTGCAGGAGCCACTGGCTTAGACAATTTAAAAACAGCTTGTAACACGGCTCAAGGAACAGGATCGAGTGATCAAATTTATTATGCACTCGCTTATATGCAAAAGTTCGATTTGCCTTTCCAAACAACAGCAAAAGCAACTTTCACCATGAGTACAGCTAGACCTGAAACCATCTGTAACTTACCTGCCTCCTCATTTCCTGGAGCAAAATTATCCTATGGAATTTTTAATATCAATGGGTATGTCACAGACCAATTAACGGCAGGAGAAATTCCGGCAGATTACCCAAGCCCAACTGTAGGGGGAGCAGATTTTATGTCAGTGGATGAAGCCTTCAATCGAACCTATGTAGCCTTAGGAGCGAGCATCGCAGGACAAACTGGACTGGGAACCGTAAAACAATACGAAGACACATCCAAAGCGTTTTTAGATGCCTTCGATGGTTCTGCTGGCAATCTGACCTTTAAATAA
- a CDS encoding FecR family protein: MIRFLVSILFLFVTTTLVADEVGIISFIQGTNYLSGPRFKKAKEPVKLGSILKKGDTITTENGTCEIQLATQATVRLAKFSSIQIEDLLNPKSKSTTLKLVGGKLFVKAHKPAAGVPSQNQLSVVNPSFVAGVRGTEFLAAAPDVGGTDDDLSAVETGVYVNEGTVAVSPDKKGKQTLVNENEEVLVSGKELKKQILDEFVKDKMRIFEEFKAIKEENYQRIKEQYEKNDQLMNEYKGQGKVD; encoded by the coding sequence ATGATTCGATTTCTAGTATCCATTTTGTTTCTTTTTGTAACCACTACCTTAGTTGCGGACGAAGTAGGGATCATAAGTTTCATCCAAGGAACAAACTACCTTTCTGGTCCACGTTTTAAAAAGGCAAAGGAACCTGTAAAGTTAGGAAGTATCCTAAAAAAGGGAGATACGATCACTACAGAAAATGGAACTTGCGAAATCCAATTGGCTACCCAAGCCACCGTGCGCCTTGCAAAATTTTCCTCCATCCAAATCGAAGACTTACTTAATCCTAAATCAAAATCCACCACATTGAAACTCGTCGGTGGAAAACTATTTGTCAAAGCCCACAAACCGGCTGCCGGAGTTCCCAGCCAAAACCAACTGAGTGTGGTCAATCCAAGTTTTGTGGCAGGTGTACGCGGGACTGAGTTCTTGGCGGCGGCTCCCGATGTCGGCGGAACAGACGATGACCTAAGTGCTGTGGAAACAGGAGTTTATGTCAACGAAGGAACTGTCGCTGTTAGCCCAGACAAAAAGGGAAAACAAACTCTGGTCAATGAGAACGAAGAAGTGCTCGTATCGGGAAAAGAATTAAAAAAACAAATCTTAGATGAATTCGTGAAAGATAAAATGCGTATCTTCGAAGAATTCAAAGCCATCAAAGAAGAAAACTACCAACGAATCAAAGAACAATACGAAAAGAACGACCAACTTATGAACGAATATAAGGGACAAGGAAAGGTAGACTAA
- a CDS encoding TolC family protein, with protein sequence MWHKTWILCVFIGNLSTSLQAESKLQWEDCVWIGMERSGSLGLENVRSEIFPILTRDKWKQYLPKLGVHYFGIFSKNQEQIDQEYRDVRLQIQQLLYDGGETEREKQKIELRRLIHSEDKKLLKEKIFKSISLSYLNFNKLMLVDLLYQLRAERYRLEEKKREKESELGLLAKGELGFLKIWEVEFQSKKIHSESAKKLALLELKQAMSLDSRMSLFLEGGITERIRLFEPREIQTSDANHPVLKKVRLQMELAELEDESLENDWKPKLVLGGYVGKNGNLGFPLQNEIYGFSLGVQANLGGTSFQSNTQNGIQSEGNGIQRIPGYGPQPVGSGENAFQSGSIGLFDDMGRNKKVFESKMSVLQAKQDWKQSDISFQNQIQSVEIKVIELYGKYNLYLNNFKSNLFQLRSKREERKENLISELEYLKSEDEMFLGMETLLDHYFQYIANALELVLLLGENPFENRYYRLESKQFSSDLNDVLDVWKEKTHKKNSKTNEPKLINKYPFLMEESYESR encoded by the coding sequence ATGTGGCATAAAACTTGGATCCTTTGTGTTTTCATTGGAAATCTATCTACTTCTTTACAAGCAGAAAGTAAATTACAATGGGAAGACTGCGTTTGGATTGGAATGGAACGAAGTGGAAGTTTGGGATTAGAAAATGTACGTTCTGAAATCTTTCCTATTCTCACAAGAGACAAGTGGAAACAATACCTTCCTAAACTAGGTGTACATTATTTTGGAATCTTCTCTAAAAATCAGGAACAAATTGACCAAGAGTATCGAGATGTTCGGTTACAAATCCAACAACTTCTGTATGACGGAGGAGAAACCGAAAGAGAAAAACAAAAAATTGAACTGAGAAGGCTCATCCATTCTGAAGACAAAAAACTTCTGAAGGAAAAGATATTTAAATCCATCTCATTATCATATTTGAATTTTAACAAACTGATGTTGGTTGATTTACTCTACCAACTCCGTGCAGAACGTTACAGACTCGAAGAGAAAAAAAGAGAAAAAGAATCTGAACTTGGACTTTTAGCCAAAGGAGAACTCGGGTTTTTAAAAATTTGGGAGGTTGAATTCCAATCTAAAAAGATTCATTCTGAATCTGCAAAGAAACTCGCCCTTTTGGAATTAAAACAAGCGATGTCCTTAGATTCTCGTATGAGTTTATTTTTGGAAGGAGGGATTACCGAAAGGATCCGTTTATTTGAGCCGAGAGAAATCCAGACCAGTGATGCGAACCATCCAGTACTTAAAAAAGTTCGTCTGCAAATGGAACTTGCGGAATTAGAAGATGAAAGTTTAGAAAATGATTGGAAACCAAAACTTGTATTAGGTGGTTATGTTGGGAAAAATGGGAATCTTGGGTTTCCTTTACAAAATGAAATTTATGGATTCAGTTTGGGGGTTCAGGCCAATTTAGGAGGAACTAGTTTTCAATCAAATACACAGAACGGAATCCAGTCGGAAGGAAATGGAATCCAAAGGATTCCCGGATATGGACCACAACCAGTTGGTTCAGGAGAAAACGCATTTCAAAGTGGATCCATTGGACTTTTTGATGATATGGGTCGAAACAAAAAAGTATTTGAATCAAAAATGTCTGTTTTGCAAGCAAAGCAAGATTGGAAACAATCAGACATTAGTTTCCAAAACCAAATCCAATCAGTTGAAATCAAAGTCATTGAATTGTATGGAAAGTACAATCTGTACTTAAATAATTTTAAATCCAATTTATTCCAACTCCGATCCAAAAGAGAAGAACGAAAAGAAAATTTGATCTCCGAACTCGAATATTTGAAGTCGGAAGATGAAATGTTTCTCGGAATGGAAACACTACTTGATCATTATTTTCAATACATTGCGAATGCCCTAGAACTTGTTTTATTACTTGGTGAAAATCCTTTTGAAAATCGTTATTACCGACTCGAGTCCAAACAATTTTCTAGTGACCTGAATGATGTTTTGGATGTTTGGAAGGAAAAAACCCATAAAAAAAATTCAAAAACAAATGAACCAAAACTGATAAATAAATACCCATTTCTAATGGAGGAATCGTATGAATCCCGTTAG
- a CDS encoding DUF4384 domain-containing protein, whose translation MKQFLFLSAIISLSLFSSDKIGKVPVYKIAVEAVSTNEESIALRDFIKEEIQSTARGMVTLALKGSEENTWEFDKDGNPSPKTIESLGNLNNTDKLLLVSTEDGQAIISFVDVLHKKLEYRNSLPDSLSKTLVSDFLGFLDKKNIYLALSETGTGSNSPLKINSLKPTYIAGEPIRFEIESAEDNYVYVVIVPENQKGEPVLLFPNQIQNDNFVRKGDKVIIPDKRISFKASSTPSKDRIRAFASREEWKEFQLRGKKEDSFYRLLPPAVTGTKATHRSMMAAVTTITTPIEQTPVMEWEYQILSQ comes from the coding sequence ATGAAACAATTTCTATTTCTATCGGCGATCATCTCCCTATCTCTCTTTTCTTCTGATAAGATCGGAAAGGTTCCCGTTTATAAAATTGCCGTGGAAGCGGTTTCTACAAACGAAGAAAGCATAGCTCTCCGTGATTTCATCAAGGAAGAAATTCAATCCACTGCGAGAGGAATGGTCACTCTTGCCTTAAAAGGATCTGAAGAAAACACTTGGGAATTTGACAAAGACGGAAACCCTTCCCCAAAAACAATAGAGAGTTTAGGAAATCTGAACAATACAGACAAACTTTTACTTGTTTCGACCGAAGATGGACAAGCCATCATTTCCTTTGTAGATGTCCTCCATAAGAAATTGGAATATAGAAATTCCCTTCCTGATAGCCTTTCCAAAACTTTAGTTTCTGACTTCTTAGGATTTCTAGACAAAAAAAATATCTACTTAGCGCTTTCGGAAACAGGAACAGGATCAAATTCTCCTCTCAAAATCAATTCTCTGAAACCGACTTATATAGCGGGAGAACCAATTCGTTTTGAAATCGAGTCAGCAGAAGACAATTATGTTTATGTAGTAATTGTCCCAGAAAATCAAAAAGGAGAACCAGTTCTCCTTTTCCCAAATCAAATCCAAAACGACAACTTCGTTCGGAAGGGAGACAAAGTGATCATTCCTGATAAAAGAATTTCTTTCAAAGCATCCTCCACTCCCTCCAAAGATAGGATCCGAGCTTTTGCTTCTCGCGAAGAATGGAAAGAATTCCAACTCCGAGGAAAGAAAGAAGATTCATTTTATAGACTCCTTCCTCCTGCGGTCACGGGAACCAAAGCAACACACCGTTCTATGATGGCTGCCGTGACAACCATCACCACTCCGATTGAACAAACTCCCGTCATGGAATGGGAATACCAAATCCTCTCTCAATAA
- a CDS encoding Ig-like domain-containing protein yields MNPVSWSGFSMFCLGLVFFGCSSKFGSLEDWLGVLNGEKTPTVLSFTPNAEAQNVDPKTTVSIVFSHPMSIESCVSAFSLEPQVRGSFETSEISIKFTPKEELTSGGYIVRLTKQCEDKSGKDLDRVYTVPFRIGEKEIPEAPVIEEISIYTGTETECLAGGMITNILLGDVTPGCTGIPGPAPIQVRFSKPMNPSEVNLGLRMEPSISYRIEWENPSQIRILPDSLFLPNTRYYIFFPAGIHSLDGVALEESFRKDFLVGNVSDPAVIGFGLESQNCGLGIQEIGSITGARWDSATCFWSEGLPILSPHSYQFRGGDDGTGDSGISSACADVNTDNFRIFFNQFMDTTSVIGATRFSKISPPSTNIRLSTWVWSNCQTVSPYGCRELTYSYAESEASCNGSLFGNIATGGDFNLSASISSPNFYPYYEFRLEAEAKSILGKRMKNAFVIQVEAK; encoded by the coding sequence ATGAATCCCGTTAGTTGGAGTGGTTTTTCTATGTTTTGTTTAGGTTTGGTGTTTTTTGGTTGTTCTTCGAAGTTTGGCTCCCTGGAAGATTGGTTGGGGGTTTTGAATGGTGAAAAAACTCCCACAGTCTTATCTTTTACACCTAATGCAGAGGCTCAAAACGTAGATCCAAAGACAACTGTCTCGATTGTCTTTAGTCATCCCATGTCTATTGAATCTTGTGTGTCTGCTTTTTCATTGGAGCCACAAGTTAGAGGTAGTTTTGAAACTTCCGAAATCAGTATTAAATTTACACCTAAAGAAGAGCTCACTTCTGGCGGTTATATTGTCCGGCTTACCAAACAATGTGAAGATAAATCAGGAAAGGATTTGGATCGTGTTTATACAGTTCCTTTTCGTATTGGAGAAAAGGAAATTCCAGAGGCTCCCGTTATCGAAGAAATCTCTATTTATACGGGAACAGAAACAGAATGTTTGGCTGGGGGAATGATCACAAATATTTTGTTAGGTGATGTGACGCCTGGGTGTACGGGAATACCAGGGCCAGCTCCCATCCAGGTTCGGTTTTCAAAACCGATGAATCCATCGGAAGTAAACCTTGGTCTTAGAATGGAACCTTCTATTTCTTATCGAATCGAATGGGAAAATCCTTCTCAAATCAGAATTTTGCCCGATTCCCTTTTTTTGCCCAATACTCGGTATTATATCTTTTTTCCTGCAGGGATTCATTCTTTGGATGGAGTGGCGTTGGAGGAAAGTTTTCGAAAAGATTTTTTAGTCGGTAATGTTTCTGATCCTGCGGTCATCGGGTTTGGATTGGAATCACAAAATTGTGGTTTGGGAATCCAGGAGATCGGGTCTATAACGGGCGCTCGTTGGGATTCAGCGACTTGTTTTTGGAGTGAAGGTTTGCCTATTTTAAGTCCTCATTCTTATCAGTTCCGAGGAGGGGATGATGGAACTGGTGACTCAGGAATTTCCTCTGCGTGTGCGGATGTAAATACAGACAACTTTAGGATTTTTTTTAACCAATTTATGGACACAACCTCTGTCATTGGGGCGACAAGATTCTCTAAAATTTCTCCTCCTTCCACAAACATTCGTTTATCGACATGGGTTTGGTCGAATTGCCAAACCGTTTCTCCCTATGGTTGTCGAGAGCTCACTTATTCTTATGCAGAAAGTGAGGCAAGTTGTAACGGTTCCTTATTTGGTAATATCGCAACAGGGGGAGATTTCAATTTATCAGCCTCTATCTCTTCTCCAAATTTTTATCCGTACTATGAATTTCGATTGGAAGCGGAGGCAAAGTCTATTTTAGGAAAACGAATGAAGAATGCCTTTGTCATTCAGGTGGAGGCAAAATGA
- a CDS encoding efflux RND transporter periplasmic adaptor subunit, whose product MKSNHLPKFKIWIRKLLVVFILYLFASVLYTFFSTEELRGRSPFLVKWFYYPNQWDTTTEVFAGEMPKKNFIFLKPRLVEENKVIEFPCVVEPTKEIHLHGKQSGRVRKIFVAEGSFVKEGDLLLEIDDELLRLEGEKLRLSLEIASSQVAIALEKWKLAEKQIDVKLREIDKKTEWISIAEKEWNHSQNLKEKKILLWKQGFVSLSEVEKLKQEEETKESQYKNLVRDRENLLSGVNLDLGIENLSFEEQLKVWREKNTSLERSEYELSLSHQKIIQNQIKTNRELLSETKLRAPKPGKILKIQIKEGESLGQMPVMVLVEKGELSVGFQIGEADLPNLSPGKSVLFFPSDGKREPIFGKVDRVGGYLDPKSHSIGIKVRLDSKSPFILPGMFGLVQVKLSETTEKILISKLSLRGDETSGFYVNVKGGEGVERRFIQFKPYLSDELEVMSGLTLEDEVESSLSL is encoded by the coding sequence ATGAAATCAAATCATTTGCCAAAATTTAAAATTTGGATCCGTAAACTACTAGTCGTTTTCATTTTGTATCTTTTTGCTTCCGTTCTTTATACATTTTTTTCTACAGAAGAGCTGCGTGGACGTTCTCCTTTTTTAGTAAAGTGGTTTTATTATCCAAACCAATGGGACACCACAACAGAAGTTTTCGCAGGCGAAATGCCTAAAAAGAATTTTATATTTTTAAAACCTCGTTTAGTAGAAGAAAATAAGGTCATTGAATTTCCTTGCGTTGTTGAACCCACAAAAGAAATCCATTTGCATGGCAAACAGTCTGGCCGTGTCCGAAAGATTTTTGTTGCAGAAGGGAGTTTTGTCAAAGAAGGAGATCTTCTTTTGGAGATTGATGATGAACTATTGCGACTGGAAGGAGAGAAGTTGCGACTTTCTCTTGAGATTGCAAGTTCTCAAGTGGCGATTGCATTGGAGAAATGGAAACTTGCGGAGAAACAAATAGATGTTAAATTAAGAGAAATTGATAAAAAAACGGAGTGGATCAGTATTGCCGAAAAAGAATGGAACCATTCTCAGAATTTAAAGGAGAAAAAAATTCTTCTTTGGAAACAAGGTTTTGTTTCTCTCTCGGAGGTTGAAAAATTAAAACAAGAAGAAGAAACAAAGGAATCTCAATATAAAAACTTAGTAAGAGATCGAGAAAATCTTTTGAGTGGTGTCAATTTAGATTTAGGAATTGAGAATCTTAGTTTTGAAGAACAATTAAAAGTTTGGAGAGAAAAAAATACTTCTTTAGAAAGATCTGAATATGAGTTAAGTCTTTCTCATCAAAAAATCATTCAAAATCAAATCAAAACCAATAGAGAGTTGTTATCGGAAACTAAGTTACGCGCTCCGAAACCAGGAAAGATTTTAAAAATTCAAATCAAAGAGGGGGAGAGTCTCGGCCAAATGCCGGTTATGGTTTTAGTGGAAAAAGGAGAATTGTCTGTCGGATTTCAAATTGGGGAAGCCGATCTTCCGAATCTTTCGCCTGGAAAATCAGTTTTGTTTTTTCCTTCCGATGGAAAAAGAGAACCTATCTTTGGTAAGGTGGATCGCGTGGGAGGATATTTGGATCCAAAATCACATAGCATTGGAATTAAAGTTAGGTTGGATTCCAAATCACCTTTTATTTTGCCTGGAATGTTTGGTTTGGTTCAGGTGAAACTTTCAGAAACCACGGAAAAAATTCTCATTTCAAAACTCTCTCTTCGCGGAGACGAAACGAGTGGGTTTTATGTGAATGTAAAAGGCGGTGAAGGTGTCGAGAGACGATTTATTCAATTCAAACCATATTTATCAGATGAATTAGAAGTAATGTCGGGGCTTACTCTAGAAGATGAAGTTGAATCTAGTTTATCTTTATGA
- a CDS encoding efflux RND transporter permease subunit, producing the protein MNIDNYVRSLSKHRRLYFVISFSLLIAVFFRLDELQIWLLPRLTPIRYFVVTEFPNHSAEDTDLMVSLPISEILSSVKSVERIRSVSEHGKSIVQLDLSYRASLSEFEEELYQTIFEMKDKLPPGVGVSRLVEGGSDDKPFMEILISKPNEKDLENFDFHLKQLQFQLERISGITKVQILGKPKESTFISIDPKVIDLFPLNIRNLELQILSGLHSGSLGKVEGFTRDTELKFASEIKSKDDLNTFQIHLENGKSTSLAQLTKIFDSELPEERLTRVGGKETIYIAIYSDTKTNPLRVSEAVQNKINGFEMFSAKIYSDVSQELRTSLIQFVMNLIWGLGFAFLFSYFLYRSLVPSLLLFVSVFFSLILFFHLILFFSVSINLLSLGGISVGIGMLFDASNLTVFSIRSQLLSQKNPIEAVSKGIRSVIVSLFSSSLTTIVVFIPLLVFPMEWKDFLFDSGVSIALLVFCSFVSSLWIVPLFSVSFPEIRENKEKIERKNLILNWYSRTYQLGEFFLQRNFIIGFVLVLGLSAFCFGSRFEIFPKQSSVGLKVKVFPKKGMSLQEELYFVHQLETQIQNFDPGVSVLVYPIEISDDSNKHPEKAVPIQWKFFGTQNPKNLEDFLNKKLSDSHWDWRLESIESEVSKALPFLPYDSIVFLDGNLEKLLNFSYEWRKNTEKLKLVGDFDFLPNPIIVEEWSRFSIPVPEFLPDEDDLKNRILYQNIPRYLGELGNIHKRDLYLGIGLLNSNFLGEENSERTNFKTKLNDLVSAKSIYTPKNKTSYDEFRRESGLFYLEWMGVLSDFDKDFLKRFGISFIKFSAEEEIYKFFSILIFLFFIAFVFIYLALVGIYESFQIPIFYLGISIFYLFVASLTVWILFDTFHLGHYIGLVVLLGLSIDNISLFGERWKDVPLEAINTNGREIVFRWLAEPIFLNAGTTMMGFLPVLFFGFSGSEFSRSIALTMFVGIPISVFFVFYIYPYLFQRF; encoded by the coding sequence ATGAATATCGACAATTACGTTCGTTCTTTATCAAAACATAGAAGATTATACTTTGTTATTTCGTTTTCTCTTTTGATTGCCGTATTCTTTCGTTTGGATGAACTTCAAATTTGGTTGTTACCAAGGTTAACACCTATTCGGTATTTTGTCGTTACTGAATTTCCAAACCACTCAGCAGAAGATACTGATCTGATGGTGAGTTTACCTATCTCTGAAATTTTATCTTCCGTAAAATCTGTAGAAAGGATTCGTTCCGTATCAGAACACGGTAAGTCAATCGTTCAATTGGATTTATCCTACCGAGCTTCTCTTTCCGAGTTTGAGGAAGAATTATACCAAACTATATTTGAAATGAAAGATAAACTACCTCCGGGAGTTGGAGTTTCAAGATTAGTGGAAGGTGGTAGTGATGATAAACCCTTTATGGAAATTTTAATCTCTAAGCCGAATGAAAAAGATTTAGAAAATTTTGATTTTCATCTAAAACAATTGCAGTTTCAGTTGGAACGAATTTCTGGAATCACAAAAGTTCAGATCCTGGGAAAACCAAAAGAATCTACTTTCATTTCGATAGATCCGAAAGTAATCGATTTATTCCCTTTGAACATTCGAAACTTGGAATTACAGATTCTATCTGGACTACACTCGGGTTCTCTGGGAAAAGTTGAGGGTTTCACAAGGGACACCGAATTAAAATTTGCCTCGGAAATTAAATCTAAGGATGACCTAAATACATTTCAAATCCATTTAGAAAATGGAAAATCAACATCCCTCGCACAACTTACAAAAATTTTTGATTCTGAGTTGCCAGAGGAAAGATTAACAAGAGTCGGTGGAAAAGAAACTATATACATTGCAATCTATTCAGACACAAAAACAAATCCTCTTCGTGTCTCTGAAGCAGTTCAAAACAAAATTAATGGTTTTGAAATGTTTTCTGCAAAGATTTATTCTGATGTTTCTCAAGAATTAAGAACAAGTTTGATACAGTTTGTAATGAATCTTATTTGGGGTTTGGGATTTGCATTTTTGTTTTCCTATTTTCTTTATCGAAGTTTAGTCCCATCCCTTCTTTTGTTTGTATCTGTTTTCTTTTCTTTGATACTTTTTTTTCATCTAATTTTGTTTTTTTCAGTTTCCATCAATTTACTGAGTTTAGGTGGAATTTCTGTTGGCATCGGAATGCTTTTTGACGCCAGCAATTTAACCGTGTTTTCGATTCGCAGTCAACTTCTCTCACAAAAGAATCCTATCGAAGCAGTTTCCAAAGGCATTCGATCTGTAATTGTTTCCCTTTTTTCTTCCTCTCTTACGACCATCGTGGTTTTTATTCCTCTCCTCGTGTTTCCGATGGAATGGAAAGATTTTCTTTTTGATTCCGGGGTCAGTATTGCTCTGCTAGTGTTCTGTTCCTTTGTATCTTCATTGTGGATAGTCCCTTTGTTTTCTGTTTCATTCCCAGAGATCAGAGAAAATAAGGAGAAGATCGAAAGAAAAAATTTAATTTTGAATTGGTATTCTCGAACTTATCAGCTAGGAGAGTTTTTTCTTCAAAGAAATTTTATCATTGGTTTTGTGCTTGTTTTAGGTCTGTCTGCATTTTGTTTTGGTTCGAGGTTTGAAATTTTCCCCAAACAGTCGTCTGTTGGATTGAAGGTAAAGGTCTTTCCTAAAAAAGGAATGTCTTTGCAGGAGGAATTGTATTTTGTTCATCAACTAGAAACTCAAATTCAGAACTTTGATCCAGGAGTTTCCGTTCTTGTTTATCCTATCGAAATCTCAGATGATTCGAACAAACACCCAGAAAAAGCAGTTCCGATCCAATGGAAATTTTTTGGAACACAGAATCCAAAAAATCTAGAAGATTTTTTAAACAAAAAACTTTCTGATTCTCATTGGGATTGGAGACTTGAATCGATTGAGTCAGAAGTTTCAAAGGCTTTGCCGTTTTTGCCTTATGATTCGATCGTTTTTCTTGATGGAAACCTGGAGAAACTTCTGAATTTTTCCTATGAATGGAGAAAAAATACCGAAAAATTAAAGTTAGTTGGTGATTTCGATTTTTTACCAAACCCAATCATTGTAGAGGAATGGTCGAGGTTTTCCATTCCAGTTCCCGAATTTCTTCCTGACGAGGATGATTTAAAAAATAGGATTCTTTATCAAAACATTCCTCGGTATTTGGGAGAATTAGGAAATATTCACAAACGAGATTTGTATTTAGGGATAGGATTGTTGAATTCAAATTTTCTTGGAGAGGAAAATTCAGAAAGAACTAATTTCAAAACAAAATTAAACGATCTTGTTTCTGCAAAATCGATTTATACACCAAAGAATAAAACAAGTTATGATGAGTTTCGTAGGGAGTCTGGTTTGTTTTATTTGGAATGGATGGGAGTTTTATCGGATTTCGACAAAGACTTTTTGAAACGGTTTGGAATTTCCTTTATAAAGTTTTCTGCTGAGGAAGAAATTTATAAATTCTTTAGCATATTAATTTTTTTGTTTTTCATTGCTTTTGTTTTTATCTATTTAGCCTTGGTTGGGATTTATGAGTCTTTTCAAATTCCCATATTTTATTTAGGCATATCTATATTTTATCTTTTCGTTGCATCTTTAACTGTTTGGATTCTATTTGATACCTTCCATTTAGGGCATTATATCGGACTTGTTGTTTTACTTGGATTGTCGATTGATAATATTTCTCTTTTTGGCGAAAGATGGAAGGACGTACCACTAGAAGCAATTAATACGAATGGTAGAGAAATTGTATTTCGTTGGTTGGCTGAACCAATATTTTTAAACGCAGGAACAACTATGATGGGTTTTTTGCCTGTTTTATTTTTCGGATTTTCTGGTTCCGAGTTTTCTCGTTCAATTGCCCTAACTATGTTTGTTGGGATTCCGATTTCTGTTTTCTTTGTTTTTTACATCTATCCATATCTTTTCCAAAGGTTTTGA